The DNA sequence AAAGCTCAAATTCCAAGAGTGATATTCTATCACAGTTCCCAACTAATCACGAATCAAGCACAGGAGTATCTAAAATTTAGCAATTCAAACATATTGGCATATATTCATATTTGGCGTTGCAATCCCGTTCAGCACACTCTACCTGCAATGCAACCCATCAGCAGATCTTTGCCTGGCGTGGCCCTAGCATTACCCTTCACCAGCATCGATTTCAGGCTGTTGAATGTGTAGAAATAAACAAAGTTTGAACAGCAAACACTAGAAATAACAGGGAACCATCCACGGTATAGAGCTGATCTGAAACAGAAAAGAGAGTTTCAGCATTCTGTGCTGACATTGAAGTTTTCTGAGCAATTCACACCAGCAAGTATTTAGTAATTAATAGCTTCTGAACAATTGGGAAATTACACACTTCAGTTTGCAACATAGTCAGTGAGCAGAACAAATAAACCTGCAAATGCATTACTTCATTTCTTTTTATTTAAAATCATTAAGTTCAATGATTCTATTAAAGTTCTATTATTTTGAACTAGAACCCATTTATGAAGGTGAACCAGCATCAAGAAGAAGGAAAAAAGGGGATTTGGAATTTTCTGCACATATTTCCTACAGAAGACGTGACCGTCTTATAAAGGTTACAGATCTTAAACAGCAAAACCCGTCAGTTCTGCTCCAATGCCAGATGGCCCATTGTTTTACTTTGAATGACCAACAAGTTATATTTTAAAGTCATTAAGTCTGTTTGAATTACCTTAATACAAAATAAACCACCATATTTGAACACACCACTTTTTCTGGAAACCTAAATTTCCAGTAATCATAAGTTGCACTCTGGTACAAGACATTGCCTGGTAAACATCACTTACAGAACAAATATATTGAATAATCCAGCACTTAAAAAATCAGCTGTCTTTAAACCAACCTATATAAGCAAAAgtgagaaaggaaaagaaaaagaagCCAAGCTAAAGGcgtgtggtggggggtgtgatGAGGGACATAAACACCAAGGTGGACCAGTACGGTCGAGTTTGTTTGTGCTGTAAATTATGTAATACTCACAATCCTTCCTCTTTCACAATTTCCGCCAATATCACAGGTGTGGAGCTGGATTTACGTTTTTCATCAACTAAAGTAAACAGGAAAAATTATGGCAGTTGAAATCTGAATTATTATTGTTGTTATTGTTAATAATAAACTTTTAGGTTCTTTTCCCAAGGTTTCACACACACAAGATACAATTCacacacaccaacttctgcaaacagcTAAAGGTTATTAAAGCCTGTACAAGCTAGATGACCCCTTTGACCCTCTTTGCAGACATGCAAAGTCAAGTCAAAAGAGGCCCCAATCAAAGGAAACACAGCccctttatacaggtcagttggtAATGCTCACAGGTACACTGGCCACTCCCACCTCATAACCAGATGTTACCCCAGGTAcaatgaggtcatctttgaagaTAATGTAAATGTCCTAATCCTGGGGAATCATTATGCAAACGATTTCCTGACTCACGGATTCCTCAAGACAATGTCGGTGTGATATGTTCTAGCTTTGGGGGATGGCtatgaaagcatttctgaatggaagggactgaatgagagtttaatttgataatagtAGGAGAGAAGTAGTAAATGGCTGCCCAAACGAAGTGTGAGTCATCCACATTCCTGAATGAATGTTGCCCCCCACccacttccagaatgttcagCTTCTTGGAGAAAGACAATACAGTTTAACCCTTTAACATTACATTAATGTCCAGAGTGATAGTacaatttaatcttttaacatgACAAAACAATAAAAATAACTGGCCACAAATGTACTCAAATTAGACAACTATTGCTTGTTTTACTTGCTTAATATTGGAACACCTCCATCCCATAATCACTCTGCTCCACAAGGATATAAATCATTACATCcttgaagggctcttgcctgaaaagtctattctcctgctccttggatgctgcctgacctgctgtgctgttccagtaccacactcttgccTGTAAATCATTACACCAAACTCAGTAAAAGTACATTTGCATCACTATATTCACTGGTGTCCAAGTTTCTCTTTAGCATCAGAATATTAATTCACAATTTGACAGCTTATGTACATTAGGCAGCCCATGTTTATTTTATTAAAAGAGGTAGTGATGTTGGTTTCTGATGGCAATCAAGGAATGGAGTCTTGCCCTCCAGATAGGCAGGAAGGGCCAGGACGCCAGACTAATGTTTCAGCAAAAACTAGATTGTATCGCGAGGTGATGATAAGGCCAATGTTTTAAAAACATAAGATCAGAAGGACCTCTTTCATCCAAATCAATCTTATGATTGAGAGATGGCCAaggaagcaaatggaatgttgcaaAAAAGTAGATGTGTACTTAATTTATTAGTGAAACTAGAAAACTATTAGTAAATAATTAATCAGGTGCATCAGGACAAGAATCAAAGCTTTATCTATTTTTCTGAAATTAACTCTTTCAACCCACTATCCGTATTAAGATCCTCATTTCACTTTCAAACACCCATATGATGCTGCATAATACAGTCATCTCAGTAAGCCCTCTCAGCACTATGACCATATTTCCAATCTTCAATCATTGACCAAAGTCCTCATTTCACTGCAGCCCTGCCATCAGGAATACCaactaaattctgaaattcagttCCCCAAAACAGGAAGCCTGGgttaattaattgtttttttttaaaatagataaCCTTATTAAGGTTTTCAAAACCAAGAATGATAGAAATAGATCATCCATGATGTAATTTAATAGTAAAGCAGGCTGGAGTAATCGAATGGCCTGCTGCTGTTCCTGAAATTCTTCACTTGACACCTtccctctgttttttttttaattggttGCTTGGCCTCACTCTTTACTGTGTCTACCTTGGTATCCATTTAATACTAAAAACATGTAAAAACCTTTGTTGCACCATTCCAACATGGTCAAAGCCATATAAAACACAAGTTATTGTTGTGAATAATAAATTTTTTGGAATACTTTAATCAAAAATGTTAAAATAAGCAAAATTATAAAAACCTCAAATTTCACCAACACAGCAGCACATAGCTTTCTAATTGTATTGTGCACATAAATAAATAATGTAAATAGTGTATTTTACGATAGCAACTTTAGGCTCATCGTAAATATGTTTATTTATAATTCCTACCTTGAAGTCGAATCCTTGCAGTGTCCAAAGGGAAGAATGTTGTTGTAGCAGTCACACTACCCTACAGAAAATAAAAAGGTGAGGCAGTAGAAGTGTTAATCTGCAATTTCCAAAGAGGCATATAACAGTAATTAGAAGAGGGACTGCTGGCAAGTATTCTTCCCCCTAGTCCAAAGACACTGATCTGGCCCAGCTAACCCCAACCCAATAGCATTGAATCTTTAGGAGGATATCCCACCTGACAATTTTCAAAACTCCGCTAAAATCAGTTATGTCCTGGCGTTCCTAGTTGACAGGATCACAGACTAAACTTAGTTTCAATAACTGGAATCAAACAAAAGTAAGCCCTACTCTAGTGGTCATAAAGCATTTTCTAAAAGGCAGGTTTTTAATCAGGATGTGAGGCAACACTGGTGCTTCCTGCCATTATAGTGTTAGAATAAACAAAGATTGTAATGTGTATTACAAGAAGTATTTCAATTAAGACCAAAACATAATTAATACAACATCCACTTGTCACTTGATGACTTGTTTGAAACAGGATGAGGAGAGGCCTCATAAGGGTCATCTCATTGATACAACATCTTCCAGTTACAAAGATCCTTCCAGTTGATGAAGTATGTCTTATGTATAATCATTGTTATGTATGGCAGCCAAATTGTGCACATCAGTGGGAATCAGTTATTGGTGATGATAAATGTTCTTCAGGACACTCCCTTCCCTACTTGCTGGTGAAGCTACTGTATCAACCTGCAAGGTCCCAGGGACTCACACTTGATGTGCCAGCTGAAATAAAGAATCTCCAACATCAGCATCCCGAATACTCTGCTGGACAACAGTCTAGATTATGTGATCACTTGCTTCAGGGGTGAGTGAATGCAGTTACTCCGTTGTACTAATGGGCCCTTAATGAAATTCACTCCTTACTTAAAACAAAAGTataacagaaaaaaaatgaagaaaacATTTGAGACCAAGCCCTAACATATATAGTTGCAGTAGACAGGGATGATATTATGGAAGTGATTGATATAATTATTGCATTTCGAACTGATGACAGGCTCAAACCATAAAGATTGGTATCTTCATCGAAAAGCTAGTTGCAAAAGCATTTTATTGTCACTCTACAAGAAGGAAAATCACATGAAAACATTCAACCGCAGGGGAGCTAACAAAGACGCCAATGTTTCCACAGCCTCTTCAGAGCGACAGAAAGGCTCTGAAGTTCTACAACAGGAAAATGTTGAGAGAAAGGTGAGTTAGATTAACGGGGCGGGGAACAAGTGAGACAGACACTCAACCGTGGGGTTATTTCCAAAGATTTGAGATGCATTAAACCTTGTGCCACTGAAGCCAGAATGAATCAGCAGGTGAACATGCTCCAAGCAGGAGActgagaacacagcaagtcaggcagcatcaggaggcggaGAAATCGACGTCCGGGTGTGACCCTTCCCCATTTGATCCAGAAGCCTCTCTCCTACCACCTTGAAAGAGCTTTATCAAGCGTTCTCTTTCaagtgctttttttttaattttgaggGCAGATTTAACCTAAATCTGCACTGAACGGGCGGGGCCGTCAGCTCATCACAGAGCGACACAATGACTGGGTTTCACATTGACAAATCCAACCAGGCAAACTGGTTGTTGACATTGCTCACTCTCGGTGCTCACATGTCAAACTCAGAGCATTCAACAGAACACTGCAAGGAACACTGGGCTAAATCTTAAACCGGCCGGGTGACCCGAAGAAAGAACTCAGCTTCCAGTTttcacctcactcactctcggCGAGATTTGTGGTTCTAATTGACGTGCCTGATTCAGTGTACCCACAGTAAAGATTTGTTTAAACTCTGGGTCACCTCACAACTTACCACCACCCCAGCCACGGCATGCACGAGTGTCTCGTAGGAAGCAAGATGAGAGCTGGAAGACCCCTTCATTATTTGTCCGGGAAATGAAGTCAAGATTGGTTCACCACGCTGTGAGGAAAGAGAGACTTCCTCCAACACCGGCTCCACCCACTACAACCAGCCTTGGGAAATACTCTCTGCAGACCCGCGCCCTCTGTTGGAGAAAATGCTCAGGTCATCCCAGTTGAGACAGAATTGGGCGATATGCAAACTCATTTAAAATCCAACCATTTGAGGGTTAAAATTGAACCCAGCATATTCCGGTGTAATAACAAACGTTGAACACCCAAAGTGTGGCTGCAGACACATGATTTAGTCATAGACAGTAACAGTAAAAGAACATATGCATGTTCTTCACGCATCCAAAACGAAGGTCTTCCGATCATCATCTATCGAGAGGCTGTTAACTTAGAGAATCCCCTTCATATATAGTTTTTGGTCAAATTGAGTAAATGTTCCAATTTTGTGGTTGGATGAGGCACTAGGACTGAAAAGTGATCAACTAAGAAATACAATTTTTATTCTATCTAGTGTATTGTCCGACTCGAATTTATTTTGTAATATATTTATAGATAATGTATGAAtcgtgtattttttttaaaaagctagtGACCAAGTAAATATAATAGCCAAAGCAATCAAATAACGAACATGAAGATCCTTTGGCATCTTCCAACAATGTGGCAAATTGTCCACAGATCTCCTGTTACCAAAATCGGGATAAATCCCCAACACGCCCAATTATTACCctggatcatcagtaaagtgataggaGTGTCATCAACACTGCTATCAAGCAGTGCATCAGGCAACTGATGCTCCGTTTGTGTtctgccactcagctcctgacttcattagaGCCTTAGTTCAAATATGGATAAAAGAgccgaattccagaggtgaggtgagagtgactgaccTTGACATTAATGCAACATTTGATCAAATGGAAATCAGGGAGAGAGCAcgccactggttggagtcatctctggcataaaggaagatggttgcggttgttggagatcagtcatcttagCTACAGTACATCTCTGCAGTTCCTCCGGGCAGTGTCCTTAGcccaccatcttcagctgtttcattaaTGGCTTTCTCTCTGTcattaggtcagaagtggggatgttgttgatgattgcacaatgttcaacacatATTCATGACTCCTTAAATTCCGGAaacagtccatattcaaatgcaacaagaggTGGACAATAtacaggtttgggctgacaagtggcaaatatttgtgccacataaatgccagccAATGATCATCTCTAACAAGATAGAATCTAATCATTACCCTTTGACATTCACTGGCGTAAACCCTATTGAATTGTCCACTGTTGATACCCTGGGGTTACTActcatcagaaactgaactggacaagccatataaatacaggggcttcaaaagcaggtcagagggtaggaatactgcagcaattaactcacctcctgattcctcaATGTCTCTCCATCATCAACaaggcattagtcaggagtacgatggaatattccccacttgtctggatgggtgaatgtcaacaatattcaagaagctcgaaaccatccagggcaaagcagccgaTTCAGTTGGCACCGCACCCACAAACTTTCAGTtgctccaccaccaacactcagtagctgcATTGTGTACCATctctaagatgcactgcagaaattcaagaaGGCTCTTTAGACTGTACCTTCCAACCCAAGATCAATATGATCTAGCAATACAAGGGCAGTAAATACATGTAAAAACCACAACCTggaagttctcctccaagccagtcaccatcttgAAAATATGTTACCATCCCTTCACCAGTCCGAATCCTAGATCTCCCTCCCTAACAGAATCGTGGGTCTatttacagcacatggactgcatgatTCAGGAAGGCAACTCACCCATGACcttctcagcatcttctcaatcagcgataggcaataaatgcccagccagtgacaaccacatcccatgggtggattttttaaaaagaaaacattgATATCCATTGTTACATTTTCGCTTACTAATCAGAAATGGAATATGCCACATCTGGATTTACCACTCTTCTCACGTGACTGATGAATTGGGCAGTGGGAAACGTCAGTTTTTTGTGTGTTTAAAAGGTTGCACTTTGGACACTTTTAAAAGTTTGCAGCCTCAcctttatttctttttaaaagacGCAAACGTTGGAACTCTGAAACAAGACTAAAatcaagaataaaaaaaagttagaaGTAAGGGCAGATCATTCGGCCCCTTCACCTGTTCCGTCATTCAATGCAAACAGACAATGTTCAAAGCATATATCAGATCAATGAGCATCTggaacaaaaaaaaatacaaggTAATGTTCGATCAAAGAGTTTACGAATTATTAATCTATTTTGTTATTTTGCGGGAGATAACAACCGTCTTACATAAGGGCCAGGTTGTTGTAAATTTTGTGACAGGGGTACTTTTAATAATCCCAACAACAGCCAGCACTGGGAGATAAATCACTCTCATCCTCACACCAACTGGTAAGATTGGGAGcgtcaacaacttgcatttatgtaacaCCGCTCACAACTTTAGACCGACCAAACTATATCGCAGCCAATTCGTTTTGAATGTAGTCATTATTGCAATGTTGGTGCTCACAACAATATTCACCGAAATACCATACCTGGTCCTTATCACGTTGCTGTCCGTGGAAACTGTTTCCTCGCTAGTGCACGCAATTCAAAAAGTATTTCGCTAGCTTTAGAGAAAAAGGGGGTTTGTGGGCGTCCCAAGGACGTGAAAGTTGCGATATAAATAAATGTCTTCCTTCATGTTTCGATTATAAACTACATTCATTTTCTGTGCCATATTAAGGACTCCTAATTTATTGTGCAACCTCTGAGCGCGTTCGTTTAGTTTGGCATAAACTGAATCTCCCGACGAAATGACTGAATCTGTCTTCAATGGTTCACTGAGCACCCCCTTCCCCCAACAGCCCATCTATCTCTAGCTGCAAGCGGCTCCTTCCAAAAGCGTCTTACTTTCCAGATGAATATCACTAATTTACATTTTGCTTCTCAACCGTAACAATTTATTGCAACTCGAGGACATCGAATGGGAAGAGCATTTCCAGTCTTGACATCAACCTATAATTCAAAGGTCGGTTGGCGTTATACTGTTAATACTCTTTAAGGTCGAtccacatttttaaacaaaaaaggtACAAATTAAGATGACAAAAAAACTGCTGAGGATTTAGTTGTAAGTATTACAGACACAATCGATGCAAAGTAACATGGTGAAAATGCAAAAACAATTAAAGTATTTATCGGATAAACAATCCAAGGGACAACTGACACATGCAAATACAGATATTCGTTTGCTTTCCAGTGTAGACAAATAAATGGTTCCCTTTTGCACAGAGCAATTTATGCCTAGCAGTATTTAAATTAAATAAATGTGCTCAAGAAACAGGAGGAAGTGACAAGGGGAAATAATACCCGATAATCTCGCCAGCTGGCCTGCCTTAAATTTGCAGTTTGTCGAGCGTGGACCTTGTCCCTCATGTCCCACCCTGGGCGGTGCCTCTCCATCTCCGGGTTCGCACTCACTGGCTGCTTCAATCCTGCTGCCAGCAGCGCGTGTGAAGGCCAGCCTTAGGATTTGAACCATGACTGACAGGTACCACAAGGCAGCCAGGGATGGCTACCTCGGTCCCTTAAAGGAGGCCACAAAGAGGGATCTGAACAATCCGGATGAGGATGGGATGACCCCGACACTTTGGGCGGCATATCACGGCCACCTGGAGGCCCTGCAGCTCATCTGTAGCAGAGGGTGAGTGCCACAACCTGATTCTTTTATATGACCCTTCatgggttttaaaaaaaatattcacTCTGTTTCAGAGTCAGAGGATTGTAGATTAAGATACACTACAACTGCTTTAAAACATCCAAGCTGAACCGATTTGAGAGTGCTGCACTTTGAGAATGTGTCCTTAAACCAAGGCCCAGGCAGAAGGATGGAAAAGATCCCACTGTTTGATGGACAGTGGAGCTATCCCGGGTGCTCTGTCCAACATCCTTCTTTAAACATCACAAAGACCATAGTCATTATGTCTTGCTTAACACAAACTGACTATCAAATTTCCTACAGTGGAACAGTGAGTGCACTTCAAAAGGCCCTTCTTTAGTTGAAAAGTTCTCGGAACATTTTGACTTTGTGAAAGGCTGtacataaatgcaagtcattCATTGTTTTTTGAAGCATTGTTTTTAGTTGTTATTTGGAAACGTTTGTCTTTTGTGTTTGCTTCCTAATGTTTCCTTTAATTGAGAACTTATTTTCTAAAAGTGTATTGAAATTACGGACATTGAGAAAACATTGCAGGTTGTGAAGGATCTCAGTTGACAAACTTTTCTTGAACCATTTGTCACTTGGGGAAAAGATCCCAGTACAGAATGAATCCAAATTGATATAAAATAAGGATCTTTAGAATTACACACCAGGGGAATCCACAGAAATACAGTGTGTTGGAACGTTTCAGGAGTATGCCTCCCACCAACCTGAGGTGATGTCACAAACCATTATCTTAAAGTCATGGTTCAGGCATGACTGCCTGCACCATTGCTCAAAATCACGATAAGTACAGATTATTATTCATCACTTTGAAACTTTGCTAAGGGTTCAAAGTGCCAATCACTCCAGTCACATgattgggagagagggagcaaaCAAAACATTTGCAGTACGGTCAACCACAACCTCATACATAGTGTTGTCAACCACAACCTCATACATCCCAAAGTATTTCATAAATGGAGTACTTTATGAAGTGCAATCACTGTTGTGATGTATGTATCACAGCTGCCAATTTAtgcacagcaaactcccacaaagaGCAATGTAATGATGAGCAATCTGTTTCAGTTATTGATCAAGGAATACATATTGGCCAGAATTCCAGGAAAAACTCCCCTACTCTCCTTTGAATAGTTTATTGAGATCACGTCTATCCACTTAAGAACACAGAAGGGGCTACATCTAATATTTTATCCACAGCACTGGCACCTCCTGACAGTGCAGACCTCCCTCAGTACTATAATGAAGTTATATGCTCAGGTTCTTGGAGTGGACTTGGAACCCACAATGTTCTGACTCAGAGCAGAGCCAAAAgctggaagtgatggatacagtctgtTCCACTTGCTGTTAAAAGTGTTAAGTGTGTCTGGTAGCATAAGTATTACTTGTCCTGCTCTGTTGGACATATACCTAGGCTTAGTTTCCAGTATATATTGAGTGAGCTGGTTTTCACCAAGCTACTGTTGGCTTCAGCATCCCATTCAGATCATAGTTTAGATCAGATTTTCCCATGATGTCTTCACTCACTGTTTGAGGTAAAGCATCAAGAATGGCTACTTAGGTCAAGAATCAGGAGGTCATTCACCCAGATCAACTCATACCACCAGTGCTAGGAAAAATATGTAGGAAGATAAAGTTTGAGAGTGTGAAGCAAAAGACTTGCTACACATTGTAACATCCTGCACTAAGTCAATTCTTTGTGGCTTGTCTTTCAGTGGCGATCCCGATATATGTGACATCTGGGGCAATACACCCTTGCACCATGCTTCAACCAATGGCCACCTTCACATTGTCACTTTCTTGGTTAACTTTGGTGCAAATATTTGGGCTTTGGACAATGACTTCCATTCTGCCATGGATGCCGCTGCCAGTAAGGATCGAATGGAATGTGTCCGCTTCCTGGACACAGCTGCCACCAAACAAACCGTCATGAATCCGAAACAGGTTGCCAGGTTAAAAGAAAAGGCACTAAAGGATAGCGAGAAACAAATCAAACTGTGTGAAAGACGCAAGAAAAAGCACCAAAATCGGATGAACAAGAAATACAGCCGGGAGATGGAAAGCCAAAATGAAGGTGCTGCTTCAGTACAGAGTGGAACTATATCCAGTGTCAGTGACCTCTCTAAAGTAAGTGACTCAGAACACAAAGGTAGCATTTCTTCCATTATCAAAGGATCTCTGCAGAAGAGACTTAAGAAGAAGGATAACAGCAAAAGCTTCACTCAGCAGCAATTAGAAAAGGATGTCATTTTTGTAAGGCAAGAACGAGACAGTGGGAATCGGGCCAATGTACTGGATGTGTTTAATGAACAAGATGAAGAGAATGCAGCCTTTTCTGAGTTGAAATCCTCTGACTATGATAACAACTTTGGTCATGAGTCTCTCTTTAATCGACCCGGACTGGGAAACATGCTGTTCAGAAGGAACTTTGTCCTGGGTTTGAATGTGGAAGAGGAAATGTTCAGCAGTAATGAGGTGGAAGACATTGGTTCCAAATTGCGCAGTCTAGTGTTGAAGCCCAAGGAAGTGTTTCCAGATCTTGAAACATTCAGTAAAGAAGAGGAAGATGATTTGCCCTGGGACGAAGACGATATCGGTTTGGATGATGATGAGCCTGAGACGACACCACTTGAAACCTTCATGGCATCTCAGAACTTGACGGAGTTCATTCCTTTCCTGGCAAGAGAGCAAGTTGGCCTGGACTCCCTCATGCTGTGCACTGACGGAGATCTGAAAAGTATCAATCTGCCACTCGGACCACGGAAAAAGATTATTTCTGCCGTAGAAAGAAGAAAGTTAGTTTTGGAAACACCAAACAACCTAGTGGATACTGTATTGTAAGTATCATTATTAAAAACATATAGAGCTGTTGCTATCAATTGAACAAGTTTGTTCTCAATTAATAAGTATTTGTATTAAATACCACTTACTCAGTGCAGCCTTCTCTATCTGGGTGTTCTGCAGTTCAAAGGATGAAAATCATGAATGTGGTAGTTCAGTTAAGGTGATTTAGTTAGTAGCACTGTTATCGCTGAGTCAGAAAGATGTAAGTTCAAGTCCCGCTGCACACATTGAGTACATAACCAAGACTCACAGTCTACTGAGGAAATTGAATTGTTGTCTTTTGGATGAGAATGTTAAACTGAGGTCCCACCTGCCTTCTCAGGTCAATGTAAAAGATGCGAAAGCCACTTTTCAAGTGGAATTTTCATGACTGATTCCGGCCCACCATTTGGCTGACTGGTATTTGTATCCAGAAGTGGCTTTGGCAAACTGCTGTGGTTCAGAAAGATGGcggatcaccaccacttcctcagggcAGTCAGAGAAACGAAATTATTGTTAGCCTTGcctgtgatgcccacatcccaaaagTCATAGAGtgatcgagatgtacagcacagaaacagacccttggtccaatttgtccatactgaccagatattctaaattattctagtcccatttgccagcacttggcccatatccctctgaatccttcctattcatatacccacccatatgccttttaaatgttgtaattggaccagcccccatcacttcttctggcagctcattccatatgtgcaccactctctgcatgaaaacgttgtccctaaggtcccttttaaatctttccccctcaccctaaacctatgccctctcattctagactcccccacctgagggaaacgatcctgtctatttaccctatatattagattagattagattacttacagtgtggaaacaggcccttcggcccaacaagtccacaccgccccgccaaagcgcaacccaccctacatctactccttacctaacactacgggcaatttagcatggtcaattcacctgacctgcacatctttggactgtgggaggaaaccggagcagccggaggaaacccatgcagacacggggagaacatgcaaactccacacagtcagtcgcctgaggcgggaattgaacccgggtctctggcgctgtgaggcagcagtgctaaccactgtgccaccgtgccgccccaaatatgccctcatgattttataaacctctgtaaggtcacccctcagcctttggcactccagggaaaacagccccagtctattcagccactCCATGTAGCTcgaatcctgcaaccctggcaatttccttgtaaatcttttctg is a window from the Chiloscyllium punctatum isolate Juve2018m chromosome 40, sChiPun1.3, whole genome shotgun sequence genome containing:
- the anks4b gene encoding ankyrin repeat and SAM domain-containing protein 4B isoform X2 — encoded protein: MTDRYHKAARDGYLGPLKEATKRDLNNPDEDGMTPTLWAAYHGHLEALQLICSRGGDPDICDIWGNTPLHHASTNGHLHIVTFLVNFGANIWALDNDFHSAMDAAASKDRMECVRFLDTAATKQTVMNPKQVARLKEKALKDSEKQIKLCERRKKKHQNRMNKKYSREMESQNEGAASVQSGTISSVSDLSKVSDSEHKGSISSIIKGSLQKRLKKKDNSKSFTQQQLEKDVIFVRQERDSGNRANVLDVFNEQDEENAAFSELKSSDYDNNFGHESLFNRPGLGNMLFRRNFVLGLNVEEEMFSSNEVEDIGSKLRSLVLKPKEVFPDLETFSKEEEDDLPWDEDDIGLDDDEPETTPLETFMASQNLTEFIPFLAREQVGLDSLMLCTDGDLKSINLPLGPRKKIISAVERRKLVLETPNNLVDTVL
- the anks4b gene encoding ankyrin repeat and SAM domain-containing protein 4B isoform X1, translated to MTDRYHKAARDGYLGPLKEATKRDLNNPDEDGMTPTLWAAYHGHLEALQLICSRGGDPDICDIWGNTPLHHASTNGHLHIVTFLVNFGANIWALDNDFHSAMDAAASKDRMECVRFLDTAATKQTVMNPKQVARLKEKALKDSEKQIKLCERRKKKHQNRMNKKYSREMESQNEGAASVQSGTISSVSDLSKVSDSEHKGSISSIIKGSLQKRLKKKDNSKSFTQQQLEKDVIFVRQERDSGNRANVLDVFNEQDEENAAFSELKSSDYDNNFGHESLFNRPGLGNMLFRRNFVLGLNVEEEMFSSNEVEDIGSKLRSLVLKPKEVFPDLETFSKEEEDDLPWDEDDIGLDDDEPETTPLETFMASQNLTEFIPFLAREQVGLDSLMLCTDGDLKSINLPLGPRKKIISAVERRKLVLETPNNLVDTVL